One genomic segment of Alosa sapidissima isolate fAloSap1 chromosome 13, fAloSap1.pri, whole genome shotgun sequence includes these proteins:
- the LOC121680493 gene encoding UDP-glucuronosyltransferase 2C1-like isoform X2 — MRVLPLLVSLVSLAACSDGGKVLVWPGEFSHWLNMKTILDSLVDRGHSVTIITHSATPSVVTKSSRFNVEILQVPFTKEDITKHFEEMLSYWVYDMPNDSFLRASLKVKEMIDRGVEQNHALCRALYSNKGLIEKLRQEHYEVILLDPMAMCGDLLAQTLDVPFVLTLRFSFGSAIERQCGQLPTPPSYVPGVGFQYTDQMDFAQRMKMFLFYLSQDILLHVLTYFKWDPIYTELAGKPTELCDVLSKADIWLIRTYWDFEYPRPLLPNFKFVGGLHCKPAKPLPEDMEAFVQSSGDDGIVVFSLGSMINNLTMERANTIASALGEIPQKVLWRYSGVKPETLAPNTRLYDWLPQNDLLGHPKTKAFITHGGTNGLYEAIYHGVPMVGIPLFADQPDNLHHMKVKGAAVSLDFNKLESKDLVAALNTVINDPSYKESIMRLSRIHHDQPMKPLDEAVFWIEFVMRNKGAKHLRVQAHNLSWYQYHSLDVILFLLAIVGMFIFIVVKSCCFCFRKCFGKSLLKKKKE, encoded by the exons ATGCGTGTGCTGCCATTGCTGGTTTCACTGGTGTCTCTAGCTGCATGTAGTGATGGAGGGAAGGTGCTGGTGTGGCCAGGTGAGTTTAGCCACTGGCTCAACATGAAAACTATCCTGGACAGCCTGGTGGACAGAGGCCATTCTGTCACCATTATCACTCACTCCGCCACACCATCTGTTGTGACCAAGTCCTCCAGGTTCAACGTTGAGATTTTGCAAGTTCCGTTTACTAAAGAGGACATCACAAAACATTTCGAAGAGATGCTGAGTTACTGGGTGTATGACATGCCTAATGACAGCTTCCTGAGGGCATCGCTGAAGGTCAAAGAGATGATTGACAGAGGAGTGGAGCAGAACCATGCACTGTGCAGGGCCCTGTACTCGAACAAGGGCCTGATTGAGAAGCTGCGGCAGGAGCACTATGAGGTCATACTTCTTGACCCCATGGCCATGTGTGGCGACCTGCTGGCCCAGACACTGGACGTGCCCTTCGTGCTAACACTGCGCTTCAGCTTTGGAAGTGCCATAGAGAGACAGTGTGGGCAGCTGCCCACTCCCCCCTCTTATGTGCCAGGAGTTGGTTTTCAGTACACAGATCAGATGGATTTTGCTCAGAGGAtgaaaatgtttcttttttatttatctcAAGATATTTTGCTCCATGTTTTGACATATTTCAAGTGGGACCCAATATATACTGAGCTGGCAG GTAAACCTACAGAATTATGTGATGTCCTTAGTAAAGCTGATATTTGGTTGATCAGGACCTACTGGGATTTTGAGTACCCACGACCTCTTCTCCCCAATTTCAAATTCGTTGGAGGCCTGCACTGCAAGCCAGCAAAGCCTCTTCCAGAG GACATGGAGGCGTTTGTGCAAAGTTCAGGGGATGATGGTATTGTAGTGTTCTCACTGGGATCTATGATCAACAACCTCACGATGGAGAGAGCAAACACAATAGCCTCTGCACTTGGAGAAATACCTCAAAAG GTATTATGGAGGTACAGTGGTGTAAAACCAGAGACACTGGCACCCAATACAAGACTTTATGACTGGCTTCCTCAAAATGACCTTCTAG GCCATCCCAAGACCAAAGCCTTCATAACCCATGGTGGCACCAATGGGCTCTATGAGGCTATCTATCATGGAGTGCCCATGGTGGGCATCCCCCTGTTCGCTGACCAGCCTGATAATCTGCACCACATGAAGGTGAAAGGGGCAGCTGTCAGTCTGGATTTCAACAAACTGGAAAGTAAAGATTTGGTGGCTGCTCTCAACACAGTGATAAATGATCCATC ATATAAGGAAAGCATCATGAGGCTCTCCAGGATTCACCATGACCAGCCAATGAAACCTTTGGATGAGGCCGTGTTCTGGATCGAGTTTGTCATGCGCAATAAAGGAGCGAAGCACCTGCGTGTCCAGGCCCACAACCTCAGCTGGTATCAGTACCACAGTCTGGATGTTATTTTATTCCTGCTTGCAATAGTGGGAATGTTCATTTTTATTGTGGTAAAATCTTGCTGCTTCTGCTTTAGGAAGTGCTTTGGGAAAAGTCtcctaaaaaagaaaaaagagtga